One region of Mus musculus strain C57BL/6J chromosome 15, GRCm38.p6 C57BL/6J genomic DNA includes:
- the Lalba gene encoding alpha-lactalbumin precursor, whose translation MMHFVPLFLVCILSLPAFQATELTKCKVSHAIKDIDGYQGISLLEWACVLFHTSGYDTQAVVNDNGSTEYGLFQISDRFWCKSSEFPESENICGISCDKLLDDELDDDIACAKKILAIKGIDYWKAYKPMCSEKLEQWRCEKP comes from the exons ATGATGCATTTCGTTCCTTTGTTCCTGGTGTGTATTTTGTCGTTGCCTGCCTTTCAAGCCACAGAGCTTACAAAATGCAAGGTGTCCCATGCCATTAAAGACATAGATGGCTATCAAGGCATCTCTTTGCTTGAAT GGGCCTGTGTTTTATTTCATACCAGTGGCTACGACACACAAGCTGTTGTCAACGACAACGGCAGCACAGAGTACGGACTCTTCCAGATCAGTGACAGATTTTGGTGTAAAAGTAGTGAGTTCCCCGAGTCGGAGAACATCTGTGGCATCTCCTGTGACA AGTTATTGGATGACGAGTTGGATGATGACATAGCGTGTGCCAAGAAGATCCTGGCTATCAAAGGAATCGACTACTG GAAAGCCTACAAGCCCATGTGCTCTGAGAAGCTTGAACAGTGGCGTTGTGAGAAGccctga